The Alphaproteobacteria bacterium DNA segment GTCGGTATCAGGTGCATGAACCAAAAGCCCTGGCGAAGCTGTTCGTGGCTGCAACAATTGACGCTGACGACGCCACCGGGACGGAGTACGCGGTGGGCCTCCGCCAAAGCGCTGCGGTGGCCGGAAAAGCCGCCATCGCCGCCTGTTTCCAGGTGATGAAGCACCTGGTTGAACATCACGCCATCGAAGTGCGCCGTCTCGAAGGGCAAGCTCTCGATGCTGCCTTGATGGAAGGCGATGCGGCAATCCTTGGCACCGTCCGCCAACTTCTGTTGGGCCACGGCCAGCATGCCGGGGTTGATGTCGATGGCCTCGAGGTGATCGACGTGGGGCAGCACGAGATGGGCATAGGCGCCGGTGCCGCAGCCGGCATCGAGCAGCCGGAAGGGGGCGCCCGATTGCCGTGCCAGGGCCAGGGCGCCGAGCAGGATCTCGCTGCCGATGGGCTGACGGGTCGTGTCGTAATGTTGGGCGACTTCGGAGTAGTTCTCGTATTTGCTCATATGGGCCTCGGCTTTGCGCCATTCTGGGAAACGATGAACTCCGGCGGTGCCACGAGGTCGAGGCGACCATCGCTATTCTCACCCTGCCAGAGCAATATCATTTCGCAGTTATTTTTCTCCGCTTGCAAGCCGTAATGGGCTGCCAGCGGCGGCTCCAGCGCCAGTCTTGTTTCGTCCTGCCCGGCCTCGATGCGGCGGGAGATGTTCCGCGTCGAGGTCTCGACACTGGATAGGCTGACGGAATCGATGATGAACATGGCGAACAATGTGCCGCCGCCGTGGTCCGGGGCGAACTTCAGCCCGGCGCCGGCGATCGCCGCGCCGGCGAATTCGTACCGCAAGAAGCTTACTGGCCGGGCGCCGATACCGTTTTTGTCGGGGCCGAGCAGCACCAGGAATGAGATCTCCTCGAGCGAAGGCGAGAGCTCGGCCAAGGAGGCGGTAGCAAAGCCGTTCGTGAACATTCCCGAAATTTCCCGCCATTCAGGATGCAGGCGCAAAAAATCCCTGACCGCCCAATTGACGCCGGGAAGCTGGAAATCGTCGACCAGCATGACGGCATTGTTGGCGGCGAAGCGGGCGCATTGGATGAGATCCGTCAGGGCCGCGGCGTGGCTATGGTCGCCGTCGATCAGGGCCAGGTCGAAACGCAGCCCCGGGTTCAAAGTCAGGCGTTTGAAAAAGTCGAGCGAGCCCACGGTGACGAATGTGGTGATATCCCGGGCCGCCTCGGGCCAACGCTGCATGGCCTCGTGAACCTCCGCCTCGCGGGTTTTCAGCAGATCGATGGTCAACAGTATGCCGCTGCCCGTATCGGCCAGCGCGCGGGCAATGATCTCCGAGGTGCCGCCATAATAGGTGCCGATTTCGAGCACCGTGCCGGGTCGCTGCAACCTGACCAGGCCATCGACAAAGGCCCGCGAGGCGGGCGACAGCAACGAGGCTTCGGGAAAGGTCTCGAACGTGCTCAGCGTCGCGGCGAAGCTTTCGGCGCTGACGATGCCTCTGATTTGCTCAGCCAGATCGTCTCTCATTTCTCATCCGCCCAATCGTAGTGTCGGCGGGCCGCGTCCGGGCTGACCTTGCCGTCGGCCAGATCGGCCTCGAGCGCCGTCCGGTCGCGCTCGGCCGCCGGACCGAAGCCGCCGCCGCCGGCGGTTTCGATGCGCAGGCGGTCACCGGCCGCCAGCTGGGTTACCGTCTTCGACGGGATTTCCTCGCGGCTGCCGTCGGCGCGCACGATCTGCGAGTGCGCCAGTGCTCCGGCCTCGCCGCCGGCCAGGCCCGCGGCGGCCGCGAAATGGCGCTCGCCGCGGTGCGAGAGTGACACCGGGCCTTCGAGGAATTCGAATTCCTTGATCACGCCGAGGCCGCCGCGGAACTTGCCGGCGCCTCCTGAATCTGGGCGCAAGGAGACGCGGTGGACGCGGATCGGCGCCTCCATCTCCATGGCCTCGGCCGGCAGGTTCATGCAGTTGGTGGCGTCGGTCTCGATGCCGTCGATGCCGTCGTGGCCGGCGCCGGCACCGGAGCCGCCGGCCAGCAGCTCGCCGGTGACGAAGGCCTTGCCGCTCTCCGCCATGCGGCCGCCAAAGGCCATCACCAGCAGCTCGCCGGCCGGGCTCGCCGGCACCCGGTCGGGCACGGCCTGGGCCAGCGCCCCCAGCATGCAGCCGGTGATGCGCTTGATCGTCGCGGTGCGGGCGTTGACCGGTGCCGGCTCGCGCGGGTTGACCAGGCTGCCTTCCGGCAGCGTCAGCCGGATCGGCCGGAAGCAGCCGCCGTTGCTCGGGATCGAGGAATCGGTGATGGCGCGAACGGCGAAGCAGGCCGCCGCTAGGCTGCCCGACGGCACGCAGTTCATGGGGCCGGTTACCTGGGCGCTGGTGCCGGAGAGATCGAAATGGACGTCGTCGCCGGCCAGCGTCGCCGTCACTTCGATGCGGATGCGCCGGTCGAGGTCGATGCCGTCGTTGTCGAGGTAGTCGACGTAATGGTAGCTGCCGTCGGGAATTTGCCGGAGCGCCGCCCGGGTCATGGCTTCGGAACGCTCGAGCAGGCGCTGGCAGACCTCGGCCAGGAATTCGGCGCCATGGCGTTCGACCAGGTCCCGGAGCCTCCGGATCCCGACCTTGCAGGCCGCCACCTGGGCGTTGAGGTCGCCGAGGAAGGTATCCGGTATGCGCACGTTCTGGCGCAAAAGCGCCGTCAGGGTGGGGTCGAACTCGCCCTCCCGGGCCCAGCGCACCGGGGGAATGCGCAGGCCTTCCTGGAACACCTCGGTGGCGTTGGTCGGTACCGAGCCCGCCGACATGCCGCCGATGTCCTGATGGTGCGTCATGGCGGCGGCATAGGCGACCAGGCGGTCGGTCGCGAACACCGGCATGATCACCGCCACGTCCGGCAAGTGCGTTCCGCCGCAATAGGGATCGTTCATCATGTAGATGTCGCCGGGCCGCATGTCGGCCGGCGGGAAGCGCTCGATGACGCTGGCCAGGCAGGGGATCAGCGTCGCCAGATGGATGGGGATGGCGCAGGCCTGGGCCAGCGTCTGGCCTTCCGGCGTGAACAGGCTGGCCGAGGCGTCCATGCCCTCCTTGACGATGGGCGAAAAGGACGAGCGCAGCAGCGTCGTCTCCATCTCCTCGGCGATGCCCTCGAAGCGGTGGCGCAGCACCTCCAGCGTGATGGCATCGATGTCACTCATGCCGTGCCCTAGGGGCGCGGCGTTCGATGAGCAAACTGCCGCCCTCTACGACGCCCGCCCGCCAGCCCGGCGGGATCAGCGTCGTGGTGTCGGCCTGCTCGACGATGGCCGGGCCGGCGATCCCGGCGCCCGCGGGCAGCGCTGTGCGATCGTAAATGGCGGCGCCGATGGTGCCGGCCGTGCCGTCGACGCTGATCGGGCGCTCGCCCTTGGATCGGGCGTCGTTCACACCGGTTTCCTCGGCCGCTGACAGTATCGAAAGGTCGAGCTCGGCACCCCTGGCCCGGTGGACCGAGCGCAAGTTGACGATGCGGGCCGGGCCCTCGATGGCGTGTCCGTGCACGCCTTCGTGGACGGCCAGGAAGGCGGCGTGAAGTGCCGCCGCCGGATCGCTGCCCGTGAGGTCGAGCGGCACTTCCAGGCTGTAGCTCTGGCCGATGTAGCAGATGTCGGCGAAATAGTGGATTTCCTGGCTGCCGGCGGCGACACCCTCGGCCGCCATCAGCTCGGCGCAGCGCCGGTCGATGGCGGCCAGCGCCGTTCTCGTGGTTTCCAGGTCGAGGTCTTCGAGCTCCCGGTGAAAGGCGGCCGTGACCTCGTGCTCGACCGCTGCCGCCAGCAGGCCGGTGGCCGACAAGACGCCCGGGGTCTGAGGCACGAGCACCCTTGCGATCCCCAGTTCGGCGGCCAGCGGCACGGCATGCAGCGCCCCGGCACCACCGAGCGCCAGCAGTACGAAGCCGCGCGGATCGAGCCCGCGGTTGACCGAAACCAGGCGAATCCCCTCGGTCATCTGGGCATTGGCCACCCGGTGGATGCCCAGCGCGGCTTCGTCGACGCCAATCCCCATCGGGCCGGCAATCACTTCGGCGATGGCTTGTCGCGCCCGCTCGGCATCCAGCGCCATGCTGCCGCCGGCGAAGTTCGAGGGGTTCAGGTAGCCCAGCACGACCGAGGCATCCGTCAGCGTGGGATCGGTTCCACCCTGGCCGTAGCAGGCCGGTCCGGGATCGGCGCCGGCCGACCGCGGCCCGACCCGCAGGCCTGCGGCGGCATCGAGCCAGGCGATGGAGCCGCCGCCGGCGCCCAGCGTGTTGATGTCGAGCATGGGCACGCGCACGGAAAAGCCGGCGATCTCGCTTTCCGGCCGCACCAGCGCCTGGCCGCCGGAGACCAGTGCAATGTCGCAACTGGTGCCGCCCACGTCGAGGGTGATGAGGTCATCGAACCCCGCCGCCCGCCCCGCCGCCCGGCCGCCGATGACGCCGGCCGCCGGCCCCGAAAGAAACAGCCTGACGGGCCGCTGACGCGCCACTTGGGCCGCCGCCAGGCCGCCGCGCGATTGCATGATCTGCAAGGGCGCCGGTACGCCGGCCGCCGCCAGGTCGCGCTCCATGGCGCCCAAGTAGCGGTCGACCACGGGTTTCGAGTAGGCATCGAAGGCGGTGACGCAGGTGCGCTCGTATTCGCGAAAGGTGGGATCGACGTCGGACGAGAGCGACACCATGACGCCGGGATGGTGCGCTTCGATGTACTCGCGCGCCGCCTGTTCGTGCTCGGGGTGCAAAAACGAAAAGAGAAAACAGACGGCAATGGTTTCGACCTGCTGGCCGACCAACCCGTCCACCGCCCGGGCCAGCGAATCCGCATCCAACGGCACCAGCACCTCGCCCGCCGCCGAGACCCGCTCCCGCACCTCGGCCCGCCGCGCCCCCGGTGCCAGGAACACCGGCGTCTCGGGCTCGAGGCGCAAGTCATACATCTGGCGCCGCATCTGGCGGCCGAGCTCCAGCACGTCACCGAAGCCCTCGGTGGCCAGTATCCCGGTCCGCCCGCCACGGCGTTGCAGCACGGCGTTCGTCGCCACCGTGGTGCCGTGCGCGAAACGCACCAGCTCGCTGGCTTTTAGATTCCATTCAGCTTCCATGCGCTCGAAGCCCGCCCGTATGGCCTCGCTGGGATCGGCCGGCGTGCTCGGCACCTTCATCAGGCGAATGCCGTCGGCGCCCCGGCAAACGATGTCGGTAAAGGTGCCGCCTGTATCGATGCCGATTTCGTAAACTGGATCAGCCATGTACGCGCCCCGCCGGAAATCGTCCGCGCCCTTGGTAGCACTTCCGGCAGGGCTCAGGCCACGATTGATGGGGGAGGGGGGTGGCGTCCCACACCCTACACTTCCGGAAACCCGGTCCGGCCGGGCCATCATGAAGTCCGCCGGCAACCTCCAGTGACGCTGCCGGGCTAGATCCCGCTGAAATCCGCCGGCCGTTTCTCCTCGAAGGCGGCGATGGCCTCGCGGTTGGCGGGGCCGCCGACGAGGCTGGCGAAGGTTTCGTCCTCGCGCGCCCGGGCGGCGCGGACGGCGTCGAGGCGGGCGGCCAGCAGGAGTTTCTTGTTGGCCACCAGGGCAGCCACCGGCATGGCGGCGATCTTGGCGGCCAGAGCGTTTGCCGCGGCCTGCAGCTCGGCGTCCGGCACCAGGGCTTGGGCGAGGCCGCAGGCCACCGCCTCAGGGGCCTCCAGCCAATCGCCGGTATAGAAAAGTTTCGCCGTGGCGGCGGCGCCGATGGTGGCCGGCAACAGGAACGAGCTGCCGGCCTCGGCCGAGACGCCCAGGCTGACGAAGGGCGCCTTGAGGCGCGCGCTTTCGGCCATCAAGACGAAATCGCAGTGCGGCAAGAGCGTCAGGCCGATGCCGACGCCGATGCCGTTGACGGCGGCGATGAGGGGCTTGGGAAAGGCTTCGACGGTCTCGATGAAATCCCTGAAGCCGGCGTCCATGCGCTCCTCGTGGCTGCGCCCGTCGGCCAGCTCGCCAAGGTCCTGGCCGGCCGAAAAAGCCCGGCCCTTGCCCGTCAGCACCACCACGGCGACGTCGCCGTCGGCGGCCGATTCCTTTAGCGCCCGGGTGACGGCAGCGTAGAGCGCGTCGTTGAAGGCGTTCAGCGCCTGCGGCCGGTTCAGGGTCAGCCGGCGGACCCGTTTTTCATCATTGATGCGCAGGAGATCGTCGGTCATGGCTCGGGATCAAGATTCTACAGTTGCCAAAAAATCCCTGGCCTCTTGCAGAAACCGCGGCCAGGCCGGCTCGTCCTCGAGGATCAGATGGTTGTGGCCCTCCAGCGCCACGAAACGGGCGCCGGGGATGCTTGCCGCCATGCGGCGCCCGGCGTCGAAGGGCACGATGCCGTCGTCACGGCAATGCAGTACCAGGGTGGGCACCGAGATGCCTGCCAAGAGGTCGCTGACGTCGATGTTGTTGGTGAGGCCGCGCAAGCGGGCGGCGGTTTCCGGCGAGGTCGTGTTGCGCTGCATTTCGTTGAACCAGTCCATCTGCTCCTTGCTGGCGCCGGGCATGAATCTCGTGGTGAAGAATTGGCGGAAGGCGGGATTGTCCTGGCCCCAGCCTTCGCGAATCATCTGGGTTTCCAACGCCGCCATCTGTTGGTCGGCCTCGGATCCCGTTTGCAGCCCACCCTTGGCGAAACCGCCGTAGAGCAACAGGCGGCTCACCTTCTCCGGATGGCGGATGGCGTAGGCGATGGAATAGCTACAGCCTTGCGAAATGCCAAAGAGCGGAAAGCGCTCGAGGCCGGTGACCTCGATCACCGACGCCAGGTCGTCGACCATGCTGTCGAAATCGATAGTGGCGCGTTCCAGTCGGAGAGGCCGTTGCCGCGCTGGTCGAAGCGCACCAGGGTGTGGTCCCGGGCAAAGGCTCGCAGCAGGTGGCCCCAGACCGGGCTTTGCCAGTCGTATTCGAGGTGATGCATCCAGTTGGGCGCCTTGACCAGGGGCGGGCCATCACCCACCGTGGCATAGGCGATGGTGACGCCGTCGGCGGCTTGGCAAAAGCGGATTTCCTGCTGCAAATCATCGGGGAGCGCAGTCGCGGATTCCCTGACTTCGCTGCCGCCCGGCCGGCCGATGCGCCAGACGCGCAAGGGCGCCGAGACGTGCTTGACGGTCTTGTCGCCGAGATCCTCGAAGGGCGCCTCGATGCGGTTGCGAACCGCCTCGTAGACCAGGCCGGAGAGGCAGATGCTGCCGGGATCGGCCAGGCCCTCGAGGCGGGCCGCCAGGTTGACGCCCTCGCCGTGAATGTCCTCGCCGTCGTCGATGACGTCGCCGAGGTTGACGCCCATGCGGAATTCGAGCGGGCTGGCGGCCAGTTCGTTTTGCATGGCGATGGCGCAGTTGACGGCATCCTGGGCGGTGGCGAATTCAGCCAGAAAGCCGTCGCCCGTATGCTTGACGATGCGCCCCGAAAGCCTGGCGATGGCCGGATCGATGACCTCGGATCGGGCCTCGTGCCAGGCGGCCACGGTGCCGTCGGTATCCTGTTCCATCAGGCGCGTGTAGCCGGCGATGTCGGCCGCCAGGATGGCTACGAGCCGGCGGCTGATTTCCTTCTCGGCCATTCCCCCTCCTGTTTGGCCTCGACCGGCAAATCTTAGCCCAGACGGCTTGCTGAGGCCGAAAAAATCTTGCGCCAGACCAGCCCCAGTGCCGCGAGCAACAAGAGCGCCGCGGCGGCGACGTTGTTGAGCGGCAGCAGCAACTCGCCGAGCAGTCGGTCGTCGAGCGGGACCAAGGGCAAGGCGAGACCTTGAAGCAGCAGGCCTGCCGCCCCTTGCAGCGGTGCGGCGAGCAACCAGAGGCAGATGGCGAGGGCCAGGCCCAGAGCGATCCGGGCGAGCCGCGGGCGGCGGCCTTGGGCCTCGATGCGGGCCATCACCTGGGCGCTGAAGGCTTCCGCCGGCAGCTCCTGCTCGGCCTCGGCGAACATTGCTTGCAGGCCAAGGTCGCGGTCGTCGCGGTTGTCGGTCATCGGGGATCCTCCGATTCAGGGCGCTCGGCGTAGGCGGACAGGAGTTGCCGCAGGCGCTGGGCGCCGCGGCGGATGTGGGATTTGACGGTGCCTGCGGGCAGGTCCGTGAGTTCGGCGATTTCGCCGTGGCTCAGGCCCTCGGCGTAGGACAGCACGAGGCAGGTGCGCACGGGCCCGGCCAGCCTCGCCAGGGCGGCGTCGAGGTCCATGGCAAGGCCGTTGGCCGCTGACTGGGCGCGGCCGGGATCGATATGCTCGTCGAATTCCTCGGCGCCGCTGAGAGCGTCCTGGCGGCGCTGGTGCTGCAGCCAGGTGCTGACGGCCAGGCGCTTGAGCCAGGCACCGAAAGCCTGGGCCTGGCGCAAGCCCGCGATACCGCGCCAGGCCTGCAGGAAGGTTTGTTGCGCGCCAGGTCGTCGGCCAGCGCGGCATCGCCGCTGAGGCGCCGCATCAGGTTGCGGATCCAGGATTGGCGCCGCCGGACCAACTCGGCAAAGGCGTCCCGGTCGCCGGTCCGGGCCAGGCCGACGACCAGGGATTCGGGTGCTTGGGCGTATTCGGCCCGGGAGTCATCGGTCTTCGTGGGGGGCACGAATTCGCCGCCTGACAGCTAACCTGAAGGTCGGTTTTCCTGGTCGCCGGCCGACTTTGCCGCCACCAGCAGCCCGACGGCGATGCACAGTATCAGGGCGGCGACGCCCAGCAAGGGCAGCAGCGCCGCCGCCGTCTGCTGGCTGACGAACCATCCCAGCAAGGCCAAGCCCGGAGCGATGAACAGCATGATCAGCCCCGATATCCTGAGATCGCGGTCCAGATGATCCTTGGCGCCGCTGGCCGACAGGATCTTGCTCATGAGTTCCTGATCGATGGCTTGGCCGCTTTGCATCATGAGGCGCAGCGTTTCCTGTTCGCTCTCGCGCTTGCGCACGTAAAACCAGATGCCGGCCACCACGACGATAGCCACGAACCCCCAAAAGCCGATGGCCGCCAGTCCGGCTCCGATACCCATTCCTTGCATCTCGCTCTCCTCGGTTTGAGTGCCTGATACCCATAAAGATGCAGCGGGCGGCGGTTTGGATGCAGCCGGGCGGGATTTTACCCTGCTACCAGGCCCGCCGCTTCGATGCCGGCGATGGCGCAGGCCTCGTCGAGGTCCGAGGTGTCGCCGCTGATGCCGACGGCGCCCCAGATCTCGCCGCCCGCCGTCTCGCGGATCAAAACCCCGCCCGCAACCGGCACCAAACGGCCGCCCGAAGCGGCCACGGCGGCGCTGATGAAGCTCGGGCGTTCGGCCGCCACCTCGGCCAACTGGCGCGAGTTCTGGCCCATGCCGAGAGCGCCCCAGGCCTGCCCATGGCGATCTCCGGGCGCAGCAGGCTGGAGCCGTCCTGGCGCTCGAAGGCCTTCAATTGGCCGCCCTGGTCCAGGACGGCTACCGTGAGAGATTTTGCGTTCAATTCCAATCCGTTGGCGAGAGATGCTTTGATAATGGTTGAAGCTTGTTCGAGGCTCGGACGAATCATCGGGGACTCCATTTGTTTTGCCGCAACGGCGGTATCCGCTATTAGTCGGTAATCCAGGGCATAGCACATATCGGAGGCGTGGCAACCATGACTGAACTTTGGCAACTGACGGCGCGCCAAGCCGTGGCGCTATTGAAGAGCGGCGAGGTCAGCCCGGGCGAGCTGGTGGATGCGGCGCTGGCCCGCATCGAAGCCACCGACGGGGCGCTCAATGCGCTGCCCACGCTGTGCCCCGATCGGGCCCGGCAAGCGCCCCGAGCCGCGGCTGACGAAAAGGCGTCCGAGGCGCCCGGGTGGCTGGCCGGGCTGCCGCTGGCCATCAAGGACCTGGTCGAGGTGGCCGGAGTGCGCACCACATTCGCCTCGCCCATCTTTGCCGACAACGTGCCCGAAGAATCCAACATCCTGGTACAGCGCCTGGAAGCCAACGGCGCCGGCGTGCTGGCCAAATCCAACACGCCCGAATTCGGGGTCGGGGCCCAGACCTTCAACGAGGTCTTCGGCACCACGACGAACCCCTGGAACACGGCGCTCACCTGCGGCGGCTCCTCGGGCGGCTCGGCGGCGGCCCTGGCGGCCGGCCAGGTCTGGCTGGCCAGCGGTTCCGACCTGGGCGGCTCGCTGCGCATTCCGGCCTCGTTTTGCGGCGTCGTCGGTTTTCGCCCAAGCCCCGGCCGGGTGGCCCGCCATCCCACCTCTTCGCCCTTTGCCGGGCTTTCAATCGAGGGGCCCATGGGCCGCACGGTGGGCGACGCGGCCCTGATGCTGGATGCCATGGCGGGCCAGCACGTGCGCGATCCGATCTCGCTGCCCCGGCCCGATCGCTCCTTCCAGAGCGCCGTCGACGAACCCCGGCCGCCCAAGCGCGTGGCCTTCAGCCCCGATCTTGGCCTGGGTCCGGTGGAACCCGAGATTGCCGAGATTTGTGCCACCGCGGCGGCGCGTTTCGAGGAACTCGGCGCCGTCGTCGAGGAAGCCACGCCCGACTTTGGCGATGCCATCGAGTGCTTCCATGTGCTGCGGGCGGCCCAGATGGTCACCGCTTTCGATACGCTGTTGGCGGAAAAGCGTGAGCTCTTCAAGCCCGACCTGGTGTGGAACATCGAACAGGGCCTGGTCCTGGACGCCTCCGCCATCGGCCGCGCCGAACGCGCCCGCGCGGCGCTCTACCACCGCGTCGTCGATTTCTTCGAAGACTACGATTTGCTGCTTTCACCGACCGTCATCGTGCCGCCCTTCGACCATGAAAAGCGCTACGTCGACGAGGTCGCCGGCCAGCGCTACGACAACTACCTAGACTGGCTTTACTTGACTTTCGTCGTCACCCTGACCGCCTGCCCGGTGCTGTCGCTGCCCTGCGGCTTCAGCGCCGGCGAGCTGCCGGTGGGCTTGCAGGTGATTGCGCCGCCGCGCGGCGACCACGCCTTGCTCTCGGCCTCGGCCTTGGCCGAAGAGATGTTCGGCTTCGCGGGGCAACTGCCGATCGATCCGCGGCCTTGAAAAAAGGATGGGTCCCCTAGCCCGCATTTCTCACCGGGTCACGGCCTGCGTCGCCCCCAGGTGATGCGATCCGGAAGGGATAGGTCGATGAGCGTAGTGGGATTACGCTCTTCGACCTTTTCCGTAGCGGGCGCGCGGCTGGGGGCGACCCTTCGGGCGTCACTGTGGCGCCGACAGGGTGCGTTGCGCTGCTTGCCCGATGTCCCCACATCGCGCGGCGCAGCGCGCCTACCCTGTCGACGCCACAGCGACGCGCAGGCCATGACCCGGTGAGAAATGCGGGCTAGCTTCCCAGCGGACCCTGAAAGAGCATGCCCGCCAAGGGTGCTTCAAAGGCTGCCACGGCCAAGCGCGCGGATGCGCGCGCCCGGTGAGGGCCTTTCATCAATGCATGGTGCCTTCGCCGGGCTCGGCCTCTTCGACCTCGGGCGCTTCGGCGCTGGGGCCGGAATGGTGGTGGCAAAGCCGCCAGACGCCCCTCTCGTGGACGAAAAGATTGCTGGCGGCCAGCAGGTTCTCGCCGATCACCTCGTTGCAGGTGACCAGTGCCAGGGGCGCCACGGGCGCGAAAAGCTGGACCCGGGCGTTGAAGGCCATCACCGGCGGCGCCTCGGGATGGGTCAGGATGGCGCGCCAGCTTTCGATCACCGCCTCGCGGCCCAGCAGCGCGTTCCAGCCCGGATGCACGCAACAAACCGCCACGCCCTCGGCCCACAGCGCCTCCATGGCCTCGGCATCGCCCTCGGCAAAGGCTTGGTAGAAAGCCTCGTTGGCGAACAGCACGGCCGCGCTTTCGGTCATAGGTCATTAGACGCCGGGTGAGGCGCCCCGGCAAGGGGCGCGGCGCGCCGGCCTATGAGCGCCGTTTGATCCGGGCGCGCTGGTAGTCGAGCAAATCCGCCAGCGTTTGTTCCAGCGCGATCTCGGGCTGCCAGCCGGTGGCGGCCTTGAAGGCCGAGCAGTCGGGGATCTGCAAGGTGACGTCGGAAGGCCGCATGAGCGCCGGATCGACCTCGTGCTCGATGGCTACCTTGGCCATGCCCTTGAGCATTTCCAGCATCTCGCCCACCGTCATGGTGCGCTCGTCGCCGATGTTGTAGACGGCACCGGGCGGGCATTTCTCCAGCAGCAGCCAATAGCCGCGCACGGCGTCGCGCACGTCGGCGAAGGTGCGCACGCTGTCGAGGTTGCCGACCTTGACCGGATCCGAGCGAATCCCGGCCTCGATTTCGGCGATTTGCTTGGCAAACGCGCTTTCGGCGAAAACATCGCCCCGCCGCGGCCCGGTGTGGGTGAACATGCGGGTGCGCAGCGTGCGCATGCCGTAGGACAAAAAGTATTGTTGCGCAATCATGTCTTCGCCGACCTTGGAGACGGCGTAGGGGCTGGCCGGGCGCAGCGGGTTGGTCTCGCGGATCGGTAGCTCGTCCTGGTTTACCTGGCCGTAGACCTCGGACGACGAGCAGATGTGGATCAGCGGATCGAGGCCCGAAAGCCTTACCGCATCGAGCAAGTTCGTGGTGCCGATGACGTTGGTGTTGAGCG contains these protein-coding regions:
- a CDS encoding DUF6249 domain-containing protein, which codes for MQGMGIGAGLAAIGFWGFVAIVVVAGIWFYVRKRESEQETLRLMMQSGQAIDQELMSKILSASGAKDHLDRDLRISGLIMLFIAPGLALLGWFVSQQTAAALLPLLGVAALILCIAVGLLVAAKSAGDQENRPSG
- a CDS encoding nuclear transport factor 2 family protein translates to MTESAAVLFANEAFYQAFAEGDAEAMEALWAEGVAVCCVHPGWNALLGREAVIESWRAILTHPEAPPVMAFNARVQLFAPVAPLALVTCNEVIGENLLAASNLFVHERGVWRLCHHHSGPSAEAPEVEEAEPGEGTMH
- a CDS encoding amidase family protein; its protein translation is MTELWQLTARQAVALLKSGEVSPGELVDAALARIEATDGALNALPTLCPDRARQAPRAAADEKASEAPGWLAGLPLAIKDLVEVAGVRTTFASPIFADNVPEESNILVQRLEANGAGVLAKSNTPEFGVGAQTFNEVFGTTTNPWNTALTCGGSSGGSAAALAAGQVWLASGSDLGGSLRIPASFCGVVGFRPSPGRVARHPTSSPFAGLSIEGPMGRTVGDAALMLDAMAGQHVRDPISLPRPDRSFQSAVDEPRPPKRVAFSPDLGLGPVEPEIAEICATAAARFEELGAVVEEATPDFGDAIECFHVLRAAQMVTAFDTLLAEKRELFKPDLVWNIEQGLVLDASAIGRAERARAALYHRVVDFFEDYDLLLSPTVIVPPFDHEKRYVDEVAGQRYDNYLDWLYLTFVVTLTACPVLSLPCGFSAGELPVGLQVIAPPRGDHALLSASALAEEMFGFAGQLPIDPRP